A part of Brassica rapa cultivar Chiifu-401-42 chromosome A05, CAAS_Brap_v3.01, whole genome shotgun sequence genomic DNA contains:
- the LOC103874779 gene encoding SET and MYND domain-containing protein 4 translates to METLKSLIPEHLLQTVKSSSSSVDDLLSSSSSLLRFLLGLPQFHQAVSELADPDLGCCGKSQESSLDLKRRGNLCFRSRSFDDALRFYSKALRVARDNTLLASLFLNRANALHNLGLLQESLRDCHRALRIDPFYSKAWFRRGKLNTLLGNYKDAFRDITVSISLESSPAGKKQLQNELLAIPDFQNKQTSENTLCYATADLPNVQSEVKLRCVSTKEKGRGMVSESDIEQPSVIHVEEPFCVVISKSCRETHCHFCLNELPADSVPCPSCSVPVYCSESCQIQSGGTLSTNEMVKNSTFQNLPDDIVEHIKGVTSAVRYYSETECVQEHQHECRGANWPAVLPSDAVLAGRVIMKLINQGETPTDLSNLQEKLDLSHSYSKMSPESKLELHLLSIVLIWCLNKSCCPDLSVCEASVSQTIILLSQIKVNSMAIVRMKSSGDSFKCIPAGNVSAKEPIQSLEQIRVGQALYKIGSLFNHSCKPNIHLYFLSRGLVMRTTEFVPVGCPLELSYGPEVGKWDCKDRIRFFEEEYFFHCQCCGCSQMNISDLVINGYCCVNTSCTGVVLDSSVAACESEKLNHFLAAPKSLDHHFLVSEKVYAGVSEVASSLLIKPSGSLHIKADKCLKCGSRCEVENSHAEVNKAWNHLRRVEELMNSGRANISVLSDCLRSIAVLRTSLHMYNKDIADAEDKVAQACYLAGEMKGAREHCEASIKILKRLYGDEHVVIGNELVKLASIQLASGDSSGAWETTKRLSQIFSKYYGSHAETLFSYLSCLKLEAAKAVNL, encoded by the exons ATGGAGACGTTGAAATCGCTAATACCTGAGCATCTTCTACAAACAGTGaagagcagcagcagcagcgtCGACGATCTCCTCTCCTCTTCTTCGTCTCTGCTCCGTTTCCTTCTGGGTCTTCCCCAATTTCATCAA GCGGTGAGTGAGTTAGCGGATCCTGATCTGGGTTGCTGTGGGAAGAGCCAAGAGTCTTCTCTCGACTTGAAACGTCGCGGAAATCTCTGCTTCCGCAGCCGGAGCTTCGACGATGCTTTACGCTTCTACTCTAAAGCCTTACGTGTTGCTCGAGACAACACCTTACTcgcttctctctttctcaataGAGCTAATGCCCTTCAT AATCTGGGGCTTCTTCAAGAGAGCTTGCGGGACTGCCATCGTGCTCTTCGTATTGATCCTTTTTACTCAAAG gCTTGGTTTAGGAGAGGCAAACTCAATACTCTTCTTGGAAACTATAAAGATGCGTTCCGGGACATCACAGTTTCTATCTCTCTCGAGTCATCACCTGCGGGGAAGAAGCAGCTGCAGAACGAACTTCTGGCTATTCCAGACTTTCAGAATAAGCAAACATCGGAGAACACACTCTGTTATGCTACTGCGG ATCTACCCAACGTGCAAAGCGAAGTAAAGCTGCGTTGTGTATCCACAAAAGAGAAAGGCAGGGGCATGGTATCAGAATCTGATATTGAACAACCTTCTGTGATACATGTCGAAGAACCATTTTGTGTG GTCATATCAAAAAGTTGTCGGGAAACACATTGCCACTTTTGCCTTAACGAATTGCCTGCTGACTCTGTTCCATGTCCATCATGCTCAGTACCTGTGTATTGCTCAGAGTCCTGCCAGATTCAATCAGGTGGAACGCTTTCAACAAATGAGATGGTCAAGAATTCGACTTTTCAGAACCTACCTGATGATATTGTGGAGCATATTAAAGGCGTTACATCAGCTGTAAGATATTATTCTGAGACTGAGTGTGTTCAAGAGCACCAGCATGAGTGTCGGGGAGCTAATTGGCCTGCTGTACTGCCATCTGATGCTGTTTTAGCTGGTCGAGTTATAATGAAGTTGATAAATCAAGGGGAAACACCTACGGATCTTTCCAACCTTCAGGAGAAATTA GATCTTTCCCATAGCTATTCTAAGATGAGTCCAGAGAGCAAGTTAGAGTTGCATCTACTTTCCATAGTATTGATTTGGTGCCTTAATAAATCTTGCTGCCCTGATCTTTCAGTCTGCGAAGCTTCTGTGTCACAG ACTATTATACTGCTTTCACAAATCAAGGTGAACTCTATGGCAATTGTCCGGATGAAATCCAGCGGCGATTCTTTCAAGTGCATCCCAGCTGGGAACGTTTCAGCAAAAGAGCCGATTCAGAGTTTAGAGCAG ATCAGAGTTGGTCAGGCTCTTTATAAAATCGGTAGCTTGTTCAATCATTCCTGCAAGCCGAACATCCATTTGTATTTCCTTTCACGTGGACTTGTTATGCGAACAACAGAGTTTGTTCCCGTGGGTTGCCCCCTAGAACTGTCATATGGTCCTGAG GTCGGAAAATGGGATTGCAAAGATCGTATTAGATTTTTTGAAGAGGAGTATTTTTTTCATTGTCAGTGTTGTGGCTGTTCTCAAATGAACATATCGGACCTTGTTATTAATGGATATTGCTGTGTCAATACAAGCTGTACTGGCGTAGTCTTGGATAGTAGTGTGGCTGCATGCGAGTCCGAGAAGCTAAATCATTTTTTGGCTGCTCCAAAAAGTCTAGATCATCATTTTCTG GTGAGTGAAAAGGTGTATGCTGGTGTCAGTGAAGTAGCTTCAAGTTTGCTCATTAAACCTAGTGGTTCTCTTCATATAAAAGCAGATAAATGTTTGAAATGTGGATCTCGCTGTGAAGTGGAAAACTCTCATGCAGAGGTGAACAAAGCTTGGAATCACCTGAGAAG GGTGGAAGAGTTGATGAATTCAGGACGTGCCAATATTTCTGTATTATCAGATTGTTTAAGGTCCATCGCTGTGCTCAGAACTTCCCTTCACATGTATAACAAAGACATTGCCGAT GCGGAGGATAAGGTTGCTCAGGCTTGCTATTTAGCTGGAGAAATGAAGGGTGCAAGGGAGCATTGTGAAGCGTCCATAAAg ATTCTGAAGAGGCTGTATGGGGATGAACACGTTGTGATTGGAAATGAACTGGTGAAGCTTGCGTCGATTCAGCTTGCATCAGGTGATTCGAGTGGAGCCTGGGAGACTACAAAGAGATTGTCTCAGATATTCTCGAAGTATTACGGGTCACATGCTGAAACTCTTTTCTCTTACCTTTCATGTCTTAAGCTAGAAGCTGCCAAAGCCGTTAACTTGTGA
- the LOC103874778 gene encoding uncharacterized protein LOC103874778, whose translation MNSTSKAWSVAASIGVVETLKDQLGVCRWNYVLRSMNQHLRNNIRSISQTKNLSSSSSSAATASFGKTKQAEESLRMVMYLSCWGPN comes from the coding sequence ATGAATTCTACAAGCAAGGCATGGTCGGTGGCAGCAAGTATTGGAGTTGTGGAGACACTAAAAGATCAATTAGGCGTTTGTCGGTGGAACTACGTTCTCCGTTCAATGAATCAACATCTTCGGAATAACATCAGATCCATTTCTCAGACCAAAAATCTTTCCTCCTCCTCATCGTCAGCCGCCACCGCATCCTTCGGTAAAACGAAGCAGGCTGAGGAATCGCTCAGGATGGTCATGTACTTGAGCTGTTGGGGTCCAAACTAG